A genome region from Jeongeupia sp. HS-3 includes the following:
- a CDS encoding glycosyltransferase family 4 protein: protein MPTLLAINNYHYRRGGADVVYLEQSRLLREQGWQVADFAMQHPRNEATDYGEHFAEEIELGHAYGPLTKARHAAKIIYSFESAKKIRKLIEQVKPDVVHAHNVYHHLSPSVLKAAHDCGVPVVLTAHDLKLLCPAYSMLSHGKVCEDCNTRGRKALLEKRCMKGSLALSGLIYLESSIHDALGLYRKHIDRLISPSHFLMNKFSEWRWDGAPLSHVPNFADVDALQPQYEAGKHFLYFGRLSQEKGLPTLIDAVAKAGVELWVVGTGPLEAELQQQAESSGAKVRFCGFQKGEALWQLVRTCRAIVLASECYENAPLTIIEAYACGKPAIGARIGGIPELIRPGETGAIFESGNSDDLARVLRDYVRMSDADVAEQGRKARAWAEQDFTVERHVSRLMQVYRDVGVKV, encoded by the coding sequence GTGCCCACGCTGTTGGCCATCAATAACTACCACTATCGCCGCGGCGGCGCCGACGTCGTTTATCTGGAGCAGTCGCGTTTGCTGCGTGAGCAGGGTTGGCAGGTCGCCGACTTTGCCATGCAGCACCCGCGCAACGAGGCAACCGACTATGGTGAGCATTTCGCCGAGGAGATCGAGCTGGGCCATGCCTATGGCCCCCTGACCAAGGCCAGGCACGCGGCCAAGATCATCTACTCGTTCGAGTCGGCAAAGAAAATCCGCAAGCTGATCGAGCAGGTGAAGCCGGATGTGGTGCACGCGCATAACGTTTACCACCATCTGTCGCCATCGGTGCTCAAGGCCGCACACGATTGCGGCGTGCCGGTGGTGCTGACCGCGCATGATCTGAAGCTGCTCTGCCCGGCGTACAGCATGCTTTCACACGGCAAGGTGTGCGAAGACTGCAATACTCGCGGCCGCAAAGCGCTGCTGGAAAAACGCTGCATGAAAGGCTCGCTGGCGCTGAGCGGGCTGATCTATCTGGAGTCGAGCATTCACGATGCTCTGGGGCTGTATCGCAAGCACATCGACCGGCTGATCTCGCCCAGTCATTTCCTGATGAACAAATTCAGCGAATGGCGCTGGGATGGCGCGCCCTTGAGTCACGTGCCCAATTTTGCCGATGTCGATGCGCTGCAACCGCAGTACGAAGCCGGCAAGCATTTCCTCTATTTTGGCCGTCTGAGCCAGGAAAAGGGTTTGCCGACGCTGATCGATGCCGTGGCCAAGGCCGGCGTCGAATTGTGGGTGGTCGGCACCGGCCCGCTGGAGGCCGAGCTGCAACAGCAGGCCGAAAGCAGCGGCGCCAAGGTGAGATTTTGCGGTTTTCAAAAAGGCGAGGCGCTGTGGCAACTGGTTCGCACTTGCCGTGCCATCGTGCTGGCATCGGAGTGCTATGAAAACGCGCCGCTGACGATCATCGAAGCCTATGCCTGCGGTAAACCGGCCATCGGCGCCCGTATTGGCGGCATCCCCGAGCTGATTCGTCCGGGTGAAACCGGCGCCATCTTTGAAAGCGGCAATAGCGACGATCTGGCGCGTGTGCTGCGCGACTATGTGCGCATGAGCGATGCCGACGTCGCCGAGCAAGGTCGCAAGGCCAGGGCATGGGCGGAGCAGGATTTCACTGTCGAGCGGCACGTTTCCCGACTGATGCAGGTTTATCGCGATGTGGGGGTGAAGGTATGA
- a CDS encoding glycosyltransferase family 4 protein translates to MSAESPEQAQGTAGLKVAIVGLRGFPDVQGGVERHVESLAPLLVQQGARVTVYVREPYMRHFAGDVWQGVRFCRIWSPVGKSSEALVHTLLAVLAAAWQRNEVIHFQAIGPSFFAPLARLLGMKVVMTHHSQNYLSQKWGKGARLFLRTAERFGVLGAHRVVVISRHLQQWVAHAFGKDAVLIPNGVTVFPAGSGDADLLPAMGLAGARYLLHVGRLVPEKRHHDLIDAFLRRPPPGWKLAFAGAADHADAYSASVLARAGDNVVFLGRKNAAELASLYAHCGMFVLPSSLEGLPISLLEALSLGAPSIVSDIEPHLEMQLPAESYFPLGDVDALAERITHFAQIGARWDDWAERVRRDYDWHAVARNTHALYAAL, encoded by the coding sequence ATGAGTGCTGAAAGCCCTGAACAAGCGCAAGGCACGGCTGGCCTCAAAGTTGCCATCGTCGGCTTGCGCGGCTTTCCCGATGTGCAGGGCGGCGTCGAGCGTCATGTTGAGTCGCTGGCACCGCTTCTGGTGCAACAGGGGGCCAGGGTCACCGTCTACGTGCGCGAACCGTATATGCGCCACTTTGCCGGCGATGTCTGGCAAGGCGTGCGTTTCTGCCGGATCTGGTCGCCGGTCGGCAAATCGTCCGAGGCGCTGGTGCACACCTTGCTCGCCGTGCTGGCGGCGGCATGGCAGCGCAACGAGGTGATCCATTTCCAGGCCATCGGCCCGTCGTTCTTCGCGCCGCTGGCCCGGCTGCTCGGCATGAAGGTGGTGATGACGCATCACAGCCAGAACTACTTGAGCCAGAAATGGGGCAAGGGCGCGCGGCTGTTCCTGCGCACCGCCGAGCGTTTCGGTGTGCTCGGCGCGCATCGCGTGGTGGTGATCTCCCGGCATCTGCAACAGTGGGTTGCGCACGCCTTTGGCAAGGACGCGGTGCTGATTCCGAACGGTGTCACCGTTTTTCCCGCCGGCAGCGGTGACGCCGACCTGCTGCCGGCGATGGGGCTGGCAGGGGCGCGCTACCTGCTCCACGTCGGCCGCCTCGTGCCGGAGAAGCGCCACCATGACCTGATCGATGCCTTTCTGCGCAGACCGCCGCCAGGCTGGAAACTCGCCTTTGCCGGCGCGGCCGATCACGCGGATGCGTACTCGGCGTCGGTGCTGGCGCGGGCCGGCGACAACGTCGTTTTTCTTGGCCGCAAGAACGCAGCCGAACTCGCCAGCCTGTATGCGCATTGCGGCATGTTCGTGCTGCCGTCCTCACTCGAAGGCCTGCCGATCTCCTTGCTCGAAGCGCTGAGCCTGGGCGCGCCGTCCATTGTCAGCGACATCGAACCGCATCTGGAAATGCAGCTGCCGGCGGAGAGCTATTTCCCGCTGGGCGACGTGGATGCACTGGCCGAGCGAATCACCCACTTTGCCCAAATCGGCGCACGCTGGGACGACTGGGCCGAACGGGTGCGTCGCGATTACGACTGGCATGCCGTGGCACGGAACACCCATGCGCTTTACGCCGCTTTGTAA
- a CDS encoding pyridoxal phosphate-dependent aminotransferase has product MTPASRLAEIAPFHVMRILADAQALEAAGRDVIHLEVGEPDFPTPQPIVDAGVKALSKHQTFYTGACGLPALREAIAGFYASRFGVMVDPRRIIVTPGASGALQLILALLVDRDDEVLLTDPGYPCNRHLVRLFEGKAINVPVGPRTRYQLLAEHIAAHWSAKTVAALVASPANPTGTVLELAEVAALADACRARGGALIVDEIYQGLVYGRPHETALSVADDVFIVNSFSKFFQMTGWRLGWLVAPEWALADLEKLAQNLFLAPSTLAQHAALAAFAPQTLAILEARRQEFDARRVYLAGRLNQLGFVQATPAEGAFYLWVDASRFSHDASDFAARLLASEAVAVTPGLDFGQAPTMLRFAYSQPIDRLAQACGRIAEFCKHYTHMP; this is encoded by the coding sequence ATGACCCCTGCTTCCCGCCTTGCCGAGATCGCGCCTTTTCACGTCATGCGCATCCTTGCCGATGCGCAGGCGCTCGAGGCCGCCGGCCGCGACGTGATCCATCTGGAAGTCGGCGAACCCGATTTCCCGACCCCGCAGCCCATTGTCGACGCCGGCGTCAAAGCGCTTTCCAAACACCAGACCTTCTACACCGGCGCCTGCGGCCTGCCCGCGCTGCGCGAGGCCATCGCCGGCTTTTACGCCAGCCGATTTGGTGTGATGGTGGATCCGCGCCGCATCATCGTCACTCCCGGCGCATCAGGCGCGCTGCAACTGATTCTGGCGCTACTGGTCGATCGCGATGACGAAGTGCTGCTGACCGATCCGGGCTACCCGTGCAACCGGCATCTGGTGCGGCTGTTTGAAGGCAAGGCGATCAACGTGCCGGTCGGGCCGAGGACGCGCTATCAGTTGCTGGCCGAACATATCGCCGCACACTGGTCGGCGAAAACCGTTGCCGCACTGGTCGCCAGCCCGGCCAATCCAACCGGCACCGTGCTCGAACTCGCCGAGGTTGCCGCGCTGGCCGATGCCTGCCGTGCCCGCGGCGGCGCGCTGATCGTCGATGAAATCTATCAAGGGCTGGTGTACGGCCGGCCGCACGAAACCGCGCTCTCGGTGGCCGATGACGTGTTCATCGTCAACAGCTTCTCCAAGTTCTTCCAGATGACCGGCTGGCGACTGGGCTGGCTGGTCGCGCCGGAATGGGCGCTCGCCGATCTGGAGAAACTGGCACAGAACCTGTTTCTGGCGCCATCGACGCTGGCACAGCACGCGGCGCTGGCGGCATTCGCGCCGCAAACGCTGGCGATTTTGGAAGCGCGACGTCAGGAATTCGATGCGCGTCGCGTTTATCTGGCCGGGCGTTTGAACCAGCTTGGCTTTGTCCAGGCCACCCCCGCCGAAGGTGCGTTCTACCTGTGGGTCGATGCCAGTCGCTTTAGCCACGACGCCAGCGACTTTGCCGCGCGCCTGCTTGCCAGCGAAGCGGTCGCGGTAACGCCGGGGCTCGACTTTGGTCAGGCGCCGACGATGCTGCGCTTTGCCTACAGTCAGCCTATTGATCGGCTTGCGCAAGCCTGTGGCCGGATCGCTGAATTTTGTAAGCACTACACGCACATGCCCTAG
- a CDS encoding ABC-F family ATPase, translating into MISTANITMQFGAKPLFEKVNVKFGDGNRYGLIGANGCGKSTFMKILGGDLEPTGGNVSLEPGVRLGKLKQDQFAFEDVRVIDVVMQGHAELWAAIHERDAIYANLEATEDDYMHAAELEGKVAEYDGYTAEARAGALLLGAGIPIELHTGPMSEVAPGWKLRVLLAQALFSNPDVLLLDEPTNNLDINTIRWLENTLNQRDSTMLIISHDRHFLNQVCTHVADVDYGEIRIYPGNYDDYMLASTQARERLLTDNAKAKDKVIELQAFAQRFAANKSKSRQATSRLKLADKIKDNMVEVKPSSRQNPYIRFDIDDKQKLHRQAFEAANLSKSFDKPLIQSLSMIFEAGQKLAVIGGNGVGKSTLMKLLVNALKPDAGTVKWAEKATIGYFAQDHEEDFEEDMTVFDWLKQWGQPGDDDQVIRGVLGKLLFGGDDVKKSVKVLSGGEKGRMLYGKLLLEKTNVLVMDEPTNHMDMESIESLNLALDLYKGTLVFVSHDRVFVSSLATQILELNGDGSYTHYLGGYEEYLESRGLE; encoded by the coding sequence ATGATCAGTACCGCAAACATCACCATGCAGTTCGGCGCCAAGCCGCTGTTCGAGAAAGTGAACGTCAAATTCGGCGATGGCAATCGCTATGGCTTGATCGGCGCCAACGGCTGCGGCAAGTCGACCTTCATGAAGATCCTCGGCGGCGACCTCGAGCCGACTGGCGGCAATGTGTCGCTCGAACCGGGCGTGCGCCTCGGTAAACTGAAGCAGGACCAGTTCGCCTTTGAAGACGTGCGCGTGATCGACGTGGTGATGCAAGGCCACGCCGAGCTGTGGGCGGCGATTCACGAACGCGATGCGATCTACGCCAACCTCGAAGCGACCGAGGATGATTACATGCACGCGGCCGAGCTCGAAGGCAAGGTCGCCGAGTACGACGGCTATACCGCCGAAGCACGCGCCGGCGCGCTGCTGCTGGGGGCCGGGATTCCGATCGAGCTGCACACCGGGCCGATGTCCGAGGTGGCGCCGGGCTGGAAGCTGCGGGTGCTGCTGGCGCAGGCGCTGTTCAGCAATCCGGACGTGCTGCTGCTGGATGAGCCGACCAACAACCTGGACATCAACACGATCCGCTGGCTGGAAAACACGCTGAACCAGCGCGATTCGACCATGCTGATCATTTCGCACGATCGCCACTTCCTGAACCAGGTGTGCACCCATGTGGCCGACGTCGACTACGGCGAAATCCGCATTTATCCGGGCAACTACGACGACTACATGCTGGCGAGCACGCAAGCGCGCGAACGGCTGCTGACCGACAACGCCAAGGCCAAGGACAAGGTCATCGAGCTGCAGGCGTTTGCGCAGCGCTTTGCCGCCAACAAGTCCAAGAGCCGTCAGGCCACGTCGCGACTCAAACTCGCCGACAAGATCAAAGACAATATGGTCGAGGTGAAGCCGTCGAGCCGGCAGAACCCGTACATCCGCTTCGATATCGACGACAAGCAGAAGCTGCATCGCCAGGCCTTTGAAGCGGCGAACCTGTCCAAATCGTTCGACAAGCCGCTGATCCAGAGTCTGTCGATGATTTTCGAAGCCGGCCAGAAGCTGGCGGTAATCGGCGGCAACGGCGTCGGCAAATCGACGCTGATGAAGCTCCTGGTCAATGCGCTCAAGCCCGATGCCGGCACGGTGAAGTGGGCCGAGAAGGCGACCATTGGCTACTTTGCGCAGGATCACGAGGAAGACTTCGAAGAAGACATGACCGTGTTCGACTGGCTCAAGCAATGGGGCCAGCCGGGTGACGACGACCAGGTGATCCGCGGCGTGCTCGGCAAGCTGCTGTTCGGCGGCGACGACGTGAAGAAATCGGTCAAGGTGCTCTCCGGTGGCGAGAAGGGCCGGATGCTGTACGGCAAGCTGCTGCTGGAAAAAACCAATGTGCTGGTGATGGATGAACCGACCAACCATATGGACATGGAGTCGATCGAATCCTTGAACCTGGCGCTGGATCTGTACAAGGGCACGCTGGTATTCGTGTCGCACGACCGCGTGTTCGTGTCCTCCTTGGCGACGCAGATCCTCGAACTGAATGGCGATGGCAGCTATACCCATTACCTTGGCGGTTACGAGGAGTATCTGGAAAGCCGCGGCCTGGAGTAA
- a CDS encoding YheT family hydrolase → MQRQSQLQLPVYRAPRWLPGGHAQTIYPATLLWQRPPVYRRETWVTPDLDSIVVDWVDGRAGTPILVLFHGLEGGSRSHYAISLFQHFYPKGWRGVVPHFRSCGNVTNRLPRAYHAGDANEIDWVLRRIRARHPDAPIYAVGVSLGGNALLKWLGEQGHAANDVLMSAAAVCAPLDLAACGEALDNGFNRRVYTRNFLRTLKRKTLAKLKLIENPFIDGAKVRAATTLREFDDLVTAPLHGYRSVNDYWTRASSKPGLVNVCVPTLVINAKNDPFVPAAALPGEQDVSRWVTLLQPDEGGHVGFLSGPPPGRLDWLPNTLMRYFQFYAQDAY, encoded by the coding sequence ATGCAACGACAAAGCCAGCTGCAATTGCCGGTCTACCGCGCGCCACGATGGCTGCCGGGCGGGCACGCGCAAACGATCTATCCGGCGACGCTGCTGTGGCAGCGGCCGCCGGTTTATCGTCGTGAGACCTGGGTCACGCCCGATCTGGACAGCATCGTCGTCGACTGGGTCGACGGCCGCGCCGGCACGCCGATTCTGGTGTTGTTCCACGGGCTGGAGGGCGGCTCGCGCAGCCATTACGCCATCTCACTGTTCCAGCATTTTTATCCCAAGGGCTGGCGCGGCGTGGTGCCGCATTTCCGTTCCTGCGGCAATGTCACCAACCGGCTGCCGCGTGCCTATCACGCCGGCGATGCCAACGAAATCGACTGGGTGCTACGGCGGATCCGCGCCCGCCATCCGGATGCGCCGATCTATGCGGTGGGTGTGTCACTCGGCGGCAATGCCTTGCTGAAATGGCTGGGCGAGCAGGGCCACGCCGCCAATGATGTGCTGATGTCGGCGGCGGCGGTCTGCGCACCGCTGGATCTGGCCGCCTGTGGCGAGGCGCTGGATAACGGCTTCAACCGGCGCGTCTACACGCGTAATTTCCTGCGCACGCTCAAGAGAAAAACCCTCGCCAAGCTCAAGCTCATCGAGAACCCGTTTATCGACGGCGCCAAGGTGCGCGCGGCGACGACGCTGCGCGAGTTTGACGATCTGGTCACCGCGCCGCTGCACGGTTATCGTAGCGTCAATGACTACTGGACGCGTGCGAGCAGCAAGCCGGGGCTCGTCAATGTGTGTGTGCCGACGCTGGTGATCAATGCCAAGAACGATCCTTTCGTTCCCGCCGCGGCCTTGCCCGGCGAGCAGGATGTCTCGCGCTGGGTGACACTGCTGCAGCCGGACGAAGGCGGCCATGTCGGCTTTCTTTCCGGCCCGCCGCCGGGCCGGCTCGATTGGCTGCCAAACACATTGATGCGTTACTTTCAGTTCTACGCGCAAGACGCGTACTGA